A stretch of the Aegilops tauschii subsp. strangulata cultivar AL8/78 chromosome 4, Aet v6.0, whole genome shotgun sequence genome encodes the following:
- the LOC109752028 gene encoding pectinesterase inhibitor-like translates to MVGTPTMSMAMVLVVLSLMSYGLPSAHADVAFISNTCKKTKNPALCEDVLSYDEHSTQASTVHELASIALEIATAIAKFNGKNFGVWARHNQGRPVGDALLACLMAYGDAIDNLEVLAKHSLHVGDYADALRKVLEAKAASDVCDNAFKQIKKDPPVESDQK, encoded by the coding sequence ATGGTGGGCACTCCAACAATGTCCATGGCTATGGTTCTCGTCGTGCTTTCCCTCATGTCTTATGGGCTCCCCTCAGCCCACGCCGATGTCGCTTTCATATCCAACACGTGCAAGAAAACCAAGAACCCTGCATTGTGCGAGGATGTGTTGAGCTACGATGAACATAGCACCCAGGCCTCCACCGTGCATGAGCTCGCCAGCATCGCGCTGGAGATAGCCACCGCCATCGCAAAATTCAATGGCAAGAACTTCGGAGTCTGGGCCAGACACAACCAGGGCAGACCTGTGGGGGACGCTCTGCTCGCCTGCCTCATGGCCTATGGTGATGCTATAgataacctcgaggtccttgccAAACATAGTCTCCATGTCGGGGACTATGCCGATGCGTTGAGGAAGGTGTTGGAGGCCAAGGCTGCCAGTGATGTGTGCGATAATGCGTTCAAGCAAATAAAAAAGGATCCCCCTGTTGAAAGTGATCAAAAATGA